Proteins encoded in a region of the Sphingomonas japonica genome:
- the lepA gene encoding translation elongation factor 4, whose protein sequence is MATELSKIRNFSIIAHIDHGKSTLADRLIQRTGGLAEREMSAQVLDNMEIEKERGITIKAQTVRLDWKGHVLNLMDTPGHVDFAYEVSRSLAACEGALLVVDAAQGVEAQTLANVYQSIEHDHEIVPVINKIDLPAAEPEKVRAEIEDVIGIDASQAVLASAKSGIGIDEILDAIVERIPAPTGDADAPLKAMLVDSWYDPYLGVVILVRVMAGTLKKGQQIKFMQAGTTHLIDRVGCFRPKIEQLNDLGVGEIGFITAQIKDVAQARVGDTLTDAKRPAAEALPGFKEVQPVVFCGLFPVDANDFEKLRESISKLRLNDASFSFEMETSAALGFGYRCGFLGLLHLEIIQERLTREYDLDLITTAPSVVYQIELTHGGGHIDLHNPADMPEPNKIETISEPWINATIYVPDEYLGSILKLCQDRRGIQKNLTYVGGRAQATYELPLNEVVFDFYDRLKSLSKGYASFDYHQIGYREGDLVKMGILVNEEPVDALSMIVHRSTAEVRGRGMVERLKELIPRHLFKIPIQAAIGGKVIARETISAMRKDVTAKCYGGDATRKRKLLDKQKKGKAKMREYGSVSIPQEAFIAALRMGDEG, encoded by the coding sequence ATGGCAACCGAACTTTCCAAGATCCGCAACTTCTCGATCATCGCGCATATCGACCACGGCAAATCGACGCTGGCCGACCGGCTGATCCAGCGCACCGGCGGCCTCGCCGAGCGCGAGATGTCGGCGCAGGTGCTCGACAATATGGAGATCGAGAAGGAACGCGGCATCACCATCAAGGCGCAGACGGTGCGCCTGGATTGGAAAGGCCATGTCCTCAATCTGATGGACACGCCGGGCCATGTCGACTTTGCCTATGAGGTGTCGCGATCGCTGGCCGCGTGCGAAGGCGCATTGCTGGTGGTCGATGCCGCGCAAGGGGTCGAGGCGCAGACGCTGGCCAACGTCTACCAGTCGATCGAGCATGATCACGAGATCGTGCCGGTCATCAACAAGATCGACCTGCCCGCCGCCGAACCCGAGAAGGTCCGCGCCGAGATCGAGGACGTCATCGGCATCGACGCTAGCCAGGCCGTGCTCGCTAGCGCCAAATCCGGGATCGGCATCGACGAGATCCTCGACGCGATCGTCGAGCGGATTCCGGCGCCCACCGGCGATGCCGACGCGCCGCTGAAGGCGATGCTGGTCGACAGCTGGTACGACCCGTATCTCGGCGTCGTGATCCTGGTGCGCGTCATGGCGGGCACGCTGAAAAAGGGCCAGCAGATCAAGTTCATGCAGGCCGGGACGACGCATCTGATCGACCGGGTGGGGTGCTTCCGGCCCAAGATCGAGCAGCTGAACGACCTTGGCGTCGGCGAGATCGGCTTCATCACCGCGCAGATCAAGGACGTGGCGCAAGCGCGGGTGGGGGACACGCTGACCGACGCCAAGCGCCCCGCGGCCGAAGCGCTGCCGGGGTTCAAGGAGGTTCAGCCGGTGGTGTTTTGCGGGCTGTTCCCGGTCGATGCCAACGACTTCGAAAAGCTGCGCGAGTCGATCAGTAAGCTGCGCCTCAACGACGCCTCGTTCAGCTTCGAGATGGAGACGTCGGCGGCATTGGGCTTCGGCTATCGCTGCGGATTCCTGGGGCTGCTGCACCTGGAGATCATCCAGGAACGGCTGACGCGCGAATATGATCTCGACCTCATCACCACCGCGCCGTCGGTGGTGTACCAGATCGAGCTGACGCATGGCGGCGGGCATATCGACCTGCACAACCCCGCCGACATGCCCGAGCCGAACAAGATCGAGACGATCAGCGAACCGTGGATCAATGCGACGATCTATGTTCCCGACGAATATCTGGGGAGCATCCTCAAGCTGTGCCAGGACCGTCGCGGCATTCAGAAGAACCTGACCTATGTCGGCGGACGTGCGCAGGCGACGTATGAGCTGCCGCTCAACGAGGTCGTGTTCGATTTCTACGACCGGCTGAAGTCGCTTTCGAAGGGCTATGCCAGCTTCGACTATCACCAGATCGGCTATCGCGAGGGCGATCTGGTCAAGATGGGCATCCTGGTCAACGAGGAGCCGGTCGATGCCTTGAGCATGATCGTCCACCGCTCCACCGCCGAAGTGCGCGGCCGCGGCATGGTCGAGCGGCTCAAGGAACTGATCCCACGCCATCTGTTCAAAATCCCGATCCAGGCGGCGATCGGCGGCAAGGTGATCGCGCGCGAGACGATCAGCGCGATGCGCAAGGACGTGACCGCGAAATGCTATGGCGGCGACGCCACGCGCAAGCGCAAGCTGCTCGACAAGCAGAAGAAGGGCAAGGCCAAGATGCGCGAATACGGGTCGGTCAGCATCCCGCAGGAAGCCTTCATCGCCGCGCTGCGGATGGGGGATGAGGGGTAA
- the modB gene encoding molybdate ABC transporter permease subunit — translation MTLSAEEWQIVLLSLRVGGVAMAATLPVAFALAWLLARGRFVGKVVLDALVHLPLVLPPVVTGWLLLLAFAPAGPLGRWLEAWFGATVLFRWTGAAIASGVMALPLMVRAMRLSIEAVDRRMEEAARTLGAGRARVFATITLPLSLPGILAGCVLGFARALGEFGATITFVSNVPGETRTLPIAIYSALQLPDGEATVVRLASISVVLAVAALIASEWIARRAGRGTGLVVHAH, via the coding sequence ATGACGCTGTCGGCGGAGGAGTGGCAGATCGTCCTGTTGTCGCTGCGCGTCGGCGGTGTGGCGATGGCGGCGACGCTGCCGGTCGCCTTTGCGCTGGCGTGGCTGCTCGCGCGCGGGCGGTTTGTGGGAAAGGTCGTCCTCGACGCGCTCGTTCATCTGCCGCTGGTGCTGCCTCCGGTCGTGACCGGCTGGCTGCTGCTGCTCGCCTTCGCGCCTGCCGGACCGCTCGGGCGTTGGCTGGAGGCGTGGTTCGGCGCCACCGTGCTGTTCCGTTGGACCGGCGCGGCGATCGCGTCCGGGGTGATGGCGCTGCCGCTGATGGTCCGCGCGATGCGCCTGTCGATCGAGGCGGTCGATCGCCGGATGGAGGAAGCGGCGCGGACGCTGGGGGCGGGCAGGGCGCGGGTATTCGCGACGATCACCCTGCCGCTCAGCCTGCCCGGCATCCTTGCGGGATGCGTGCTCGGCTTCGCGCGCGCGTTGGGCGAGTTCGGCGCGACGATCACCTTCGTCTCGAACGTACCCGGGGAAACGCGCACCTTGCCGATCGCGATCTACTCCGCCCTCCAGCTGCCGGATGGGGAGGCGACCGTCGTGCGTCTCGCGAGCATTTCGGTCGTGCTCGCAGTCGCTGCGCTGATCGCGTCTGAATGGATCGCGCGGCGGGCAGGGCGCGGTACCGGTCTGGTCGTCCATGCACATTGA
- a CDS encoding SulP family inorganic anion transporter yields MSLPSVKDVAASFVVFLVALPLCLGIAIASGAPPELGLITGIVGGIVVGFLAGSPLQVSGPAAGLAVIVYDLITKHGLETLGPVLMLAGVLQLGAGLLRWGGWFRGVSPAVVHGMLAGIGALIVLQQFHVLVDDSPLGTGLQNMAAIPGQFLGLTSDGAALQAAIVGVVTILGMVGWEKFKPASLRLVPGALVGVILGILTATAGGLGVKRIDLPSNIFAGVSLPGMDTFGTIADPTIIGLAIAIAFIASAETLLSAAAVDRMQDKVQTQYNRELGAQGVGNFICGVLGALPMTGVIVRSSANVQAGADTRASTIMHGMWLLAFVALLPAVLALVPTAALAGVLVVTGWKLIKFKDVRHLFNNYGILPALIWAATFVLVVTVDLLTGVIVGLALSMIELIPHFRRMRLKIEEQGHGEADHAVTLQGKATVLQVNRVTQLLDRLPARGRLKLDVSKLEFVDHTVSELITEALQRKKRSGLDVRLEGDGPNRHAKLAAAVA; encoded by the coding sequence ATGTCCTTGCCGTCGGTCAAGGACGTCGCGGCTTCGTTCGTGGTGTTCCTCGTCGCGCTGCCGCTGTGCCTTGGCATCGCGATCGCATCGGGTGCGCCGCCCGAACTGGGCCTGATCACTGGCATCGTCGGCGGCATCGTCGTCGGCTTCCTCGCCGGATCGCCGCTGCAGGTCAGCGGTCCCGCCGCCGGGCTGGCCGTGATCGTGTACGACCTCATCACCAAGCATGGCCTCGAAACGCTTGGTCCAGTGCTGATGCTGGCCGGCGTCCTTCAGCTGGGCGCGGGTCTGCTGCGCTGGGGCGGCTGGTTCCGCGGCGTTTCGCCCGCGGTCGTCCACGGCATGCTGGCGGGCATCGGCGCGCTGATCGTGCTGCAGCAATTCCACGTGCTGGTCGACGACTCGCCGCTCGGCACCGGGCTTCAGAACATGGCCGCGATCCCCGGACAGTTCCTAGGTCTGACCAGCGACGGCGCGGCGCTTCAGGCCGCCATCGTCGGTGTCGTCACGATCCTCGGCATGGTCGGCTGGGAGAAGTTCAAGCCGGCGTCGCTGCGGCTGGTGCCCGGGGCGCTGGTGGGCGTCATTCTCGGCATCCTCACCGCTACTGCCGGCGGGCTGGGCGTCAAGCGGATCGATCTGCCTTCGAACATCTTCGCGGGCGTCTCGTTGCCCGGGATGGACACGTTCGGCACGATCGCCGACCCCACGATCATCGGCCTGGCCATCGCCATCGCCTTCATCGCCAGTGCGGAAACCCTGCTGTCGGCGGCAGCGGTCGATCGTATGCAGGACAAGGTCCAGACCCAGTATAACCGCGAGCTCGGCGCGCAGGGCGTCGGCAACTTCATCTGCGGCGTACTCGGTGCGCTGCCGATGACCGGGGTGATCGTGCGCTCTTCGGCCAATGTCCAGGCGGGCGCCGACACGCGTGCATCGACCATCATGCACGGCATGTGGCTGCTGGCGTTCGTCGCACTGCTGCCGGCGGTGCTGGCGCTGGTCCCGACTGCCGCGCTGGCCGGCGTTCTGGTGGTGACCGGCTGGAAGCTCATCAAGTTCAAGGATGTCCGGCACCTGTTCAACAACTACGGCATTCTTCCGGCGCTAATCTGGGCGGCCACTTTCGTTCTGGTCGTGACGGTCGACCTGCTGACCGGCGTGATCGTCGGGCTGGCGCTGTCGATGATCGAGCTGATCCCGCATTTCCGCCGCATGCGCCTCAAGATCGAGGAGCAGGGGCATGGCGAGGCGGATCATGCCGTCACGTTGCAGGGCAAGGCGACCGTGCTTCAGGTCAATCGTGTCACGCAGTTGCTCGACCGGCTGCCGGCGCGCGGCCGTCTCAAGCTCGACGTGTCGAAGCTGGAGTTCGTCGATCATACCGTCAGCGAGCTGATCACCGAGGCGTTGCAGCGCAAGAAGCGCTCGGGCCTCGACGTTCGCCTCGAAGGCGACGGGCCCAACCGGCATGCCAAGCTGGCCGCCGCCGTCGCCTGA
- the modA gene encoding molybdate ABC transporter substrate-binding protein, producing MLRFLLVLLLPITLGAAAPQQRRAPVVLAAASLQESLSAAADRWAAAGHRRPTLSFAASSALARQIAAGAPADLFLSADEPWMDALERRGLLSAGTRRPLLANRLVLIAPLASQLETSPRWRDLPALLGRGRLAMADPAGVPAGRYGKAALQRLGLWHAITPRIVAAENVRAALALVERGAAPFGIVYATDARASDRVQIVGIFPAASHPAIVYPIARLERSRSADAEAFRRFLLSDRGLAIFRRYGFTTPR from the coding sequence ATGCTCAGATTCCTGCTTGTGCTGTTGCTGCCGATCACGCTGGGCGCCGCCGCTCCGCAACAGCGGCGCGCGCCCGTCGTGCTCGCCGCTGCCAGCCTGCAGGAATCGTTGAGCGCTGCTGCAGACCGCTGGGCGGCCGCCGGCCATCGGCGCCCGACGCTCTCTTTTGCCGCCTCGTCGGCGCTCGCGCGCCAGATTGCAGCGGGCGCACCGGCCGATCTGTTCCTGTCGGCGGATGAACCGTGGATGGATGCGCTCGAACGACGCGGTCTGCTCTCGGCCGGCACGCGGCGACCGCTGCTGGCAAATCGCCTGGTGCTGATCGCTCCGCTCGCGTCGCAGCTCGAGACAAGCCCGCGGTGGCGCGATCTTCCTGCATTGCTCGGGCGGGGGCGGTTGGCGATGGCCGACCCGGCCGGCGTCCCGGCCGGCCGCTATGGCAAGGCCGCGCTGCAGCGGCTCGGGCTTTGGCACGCGATCACGCCGCGGATCGTCGCGGCGGAGAATGTCCGCGCGGCGCTGGCGCTGGTCGAGCGCGGCGCGGCGCCGTTCGGGATCGTCTATGCGACCGATGCCAGAGCATCCGACAGGGTGCAGATCGTCGGGATCTTCCCCGCGGCAAGCCACCCGGCGATCGTCTATCCGATCGCCCGGCTCGAGCGATCACGCAGCGCCGATGCCGAGGCCTTTCGCCGTTTCCTGCTGAGCGATCGCGGACTGGCCATTTTCCGCCGATACGGGTTCACCACGCCGCGATGA
- a CDS encoding phasin family protein → MAGKNDATDAMKDATGKASAAASEGMARASEQMRDAGERMQAATGAMTDTGSKLGMKVLEQAEMNTSEAFKAMRAAAQANDLAEVMRVQSEYLRDQGSRSVTQAREIGEMIAEFGRMTIGQMTGRR, encoded by the coding sequence ATGGCAGGAAAGAACGACGCGACCGACGCGATGAAGGACGCCACCGGCAAGGCGAGCGCTGCCGCCAGCGAGGGCATGGCCCGCGCCAGCGAGCAGATGCGAGACGCGGGCGAGCGGATGCAGGCGGCGACCGGGGCGATGACCGACACCGGATCGAAGCTGGGCATGAAGGTGCTCGAACAGGCCGAGATGAACACCAGCGAAGCGTTCAAGGCGATGCGCGCCGCTGCGCAGGCAAACGACCTGGCCGAAGTGATGCGTGTGCAGAGCGAATATCTTCGCGATCAGGGCAGCCGCTCGGTCACCCAGGCGCGCGAGATCGGCGAGATGATCGCCGAATTCGGCCGGATGACGATCGGCCAGATGACCGGACGGCGCTGA
- a CDS encoding ATP-binding protein: MKRVHLWPSGLTGRVTLVLLAAILIEFLGTVIVFGESERLLLRNEQSQRIAEQLVVAERVIRSVPAGERPATAGNLSTRHVTFGWGGEPPQVEQANAKASGVASEIFLWEPELIKRELIIGTTRQHAGDEGDTHLAGALRLDDSSWLSFRSNEPLTPWATALETLMSVTVFALVVLVLAAALVRTLGAPLRALADAAGEIGFGHKVEVRASGPRELRTLADALNAMQARIRQLLDSRTQALTAVSHDLRTPLARLRLRLAAPPEQADVGAMRSDVEEMEAMLDSLLDFMRGGEAEAPKRTDIASLLQAIADDAADLGGDIVYVGPGHMPGMIRALTLRRAVTNLVDNARRHAGGAQIDLARHGDTIVITVRDEGPGMPAESLSHAAEAFFRGDDARQRDTKGLGLGLAIADQAARMHGGMLLLSNRKPHGLNAEIRFPATIDPTAASGHTL; this comes from the coding sequence ATGAAACGCGTCCATCTGTGGCCGTCGGGGTTGACCGGGCGCGTCACGCTGGTGCTGCTCGCAGCGATCCTGATCGAATTCCTCGGCACCGTGATCGTGTTCGGCGAATCCGAACGGCTGCTGCTGCGCAACGAGCAGTCGCAGCGTATTGCCGAGCAACTCGTTGTCGCCGAGCGGGTGATCCGCAGCGTACCGGCCGGCGAACGTCCTGCTACCGCCGGCAACCTGTCGACGCGCCACGTCACCTTCGGCTGGGGGGGCGAACCGCCGCAGGTCGAACAGGCCAATGCGAAGGCCAGCGGGGTGGCGAGCGAGATCTTCCTGTGGGAACCCGAACTGATCAAACGCGAGCTGATCATCGGCACGACGCGGCAGCATGCCGGGGACGAGGGCGACACGCATCTCGCCGGCGCGCTGCGGCTCGACGATTCCAGCTGGCTCAGCTTCCGTTCGAACGAGCCGCTGACGCCGTGGGCGACCGCGCTCGAGACGCTGATGTCGGTGACGGTGTTCGCGCTGGTCGTGCTGGTGCTTGCGGCTGCGCTGGTGCGTACGCTCGGCGCGCCCCTGCGCGCGCTGGCCGACGCGGCGGGAGAGATCGGCTTTGGCCACAAGGTCGAGGTTCGGGCCAGTGGCCCGCGCGAGCTGCGCACGCTCGCCGACGCGCTCAACGCGATGCAGGCGCGCATCCGCCAGCTGCTCGACAGCCGTACCCAGGCGCTGACCGCGGTCAGCCACGATCTGCGCACGCCGCTCGCCCGATTGAGGCTGCGCCTCGCCGCCCCGCCGGAGCAGGCCGATGTCGGCGCGATGCGCAGCGATGTCGAGGAGATGGAAGCGATGCTCGATTCGCTGCTCGACTTCATGCGCGGCGGCGAGGCCGAGGCGCCCAAGCGGACCGATATCGCCAGCCTGTTGCAGGCGATTGCCGACGATGCCGCCGATCTTGGCGGCGACATCGTTTATGTCGGGCCAGGCCACATGCCCGGAATGATCCGCGCGCTGACGCTGCGCCGTGCTGTCACCAATCTCGTCGACAATGCCCGGCGGCATGCCGGCGGCGCCCAGATCGATCTCGCGCGGCACGGCGACACGATTGTCATCACGGTCCGCGACGAGGGGCCGGGCATGCCGGCCGAGAGCCTGTCCCATGCCGCGGAAGCGTTTTTCCGCGGCGACGACGCCCGCCAGCGCGACACCAAGGGGTTGGGGCTGGGGCTTGCGATCGCCGACCAGGCGGCACGTATGCATGGCGGGATGTTGCTGCTTTCCAACCGCAAGCCCCACGGCCTGAACGCGGAAATCCGCTTTCCCGCGACGATCGATCCGACAGCGGCGAGCGGACACACTTTGTAA
- a CDS encoding response regulator → MHTPGKILIVEDDAPLRLLIARALSDYGYTPVGVGTAAEMRPLLDDGGFQLIVLDIMLPGTNGLDITRWIRTRTDVPIIIISARGQESDRIVGLEIGADDYLSKPFGPAELIARIRAVLRRASGTVTPGSAPKEIRFDGWCLDTARRELFAPDGTQVILSGAEYDLLMTLVDTAQRVVSRDYLLEQSRERLAGVSDRSIDVLISRLRSKLGGYDGGKELIKTVRGAGYMFMSAVERR, encoded by the coding sequence ATGCATACGCCCGGCAAGATCCTGATCGTCGAGGACGACGCCCCGCTCAGGCTGCTGATCGCGCGGGCGCTCAGCGATTACGGTTATACGCCGGTCGGGGTGGGGACCGCGGCCGAGATGCGGCCATTGCTCGACGATGGCGGGTTCCAGCTGATCGTACTCGACATCATGCTGCCCGGCACCAACGGGCTCGACATCACCCGCTGGATCCGGACCCGCACCGATGTGCCGATCATCATCATCTCCGCGCGCGGGCAGGAAAGCGACCGCATCGTCGGGCTGGAGATCGGCGCGGACGACTATCTGTCGAAGCCGTTCGGCCCGGCCGAGCTGATCGCACGCATCCGCGCGGTGCTGCGCCGTGCGAGCGGCACCGTCACCCCGGGATCCGCGCCCAAGGAAATCCGTTTCGACGGCTGGTGCCTCGATACTGCGCGGCGCGAGCTGTTCGCACCCGACGGGACGCAGGTCATCCTGTCGGGCGCGGAATATGATCTGCTGATGACGCTGGTCGATACCGCGCAGCGCGTGGTCAGCCGCGACTATCTGCTCGAACAGTCGCGCGAGCGGCTGGCGGGGGTTTCGGACCGCAGCATCGACGTCCTGATAAGCCGCCTGCGCTCGAAGCTCGGCGGCTATGACGGCGGCAAGGAGCTGATCAAGACGGTGCGGGGTGCGGGCTATATGTTCATGTCGGCCGTCGAGAGGCGATGA
- a CDS encoding carbonic anhydrase — MMEILGGVARFQGDVFPQQQALFELLARDGQSPKTLMISCADSRVVPELITQANPGELFVCRNAGNIVPPFSQKNGGVSSAVEYAVMALGVSDIVVCGHSDCGAMKAFFNPDALDTMPNVKAWLAHAEPAWEVVKTCYHELDTNGQVRALSLENVSMQLTHLQNHPSVAAGLAAGKLSLHGWFFEIETGRILALDGESNTFKPIETDKPIPVAMPARKRRVAEPMREVA, encoded by the coding sequence ATGATGGAAATCCTTGGCGGAGTAGCCCGGTTCCAGGGTGACGTGTTTCCCCAGCAGCAGGCGCTGTTCGAGCTGCTCGCGCGTGATGGCCAAAGCCCCAAGACGCTGATGATCAGCTGCGCCGATTCGCGCGTGGTCCCCGAACTCATCACCCAGGCGAACCCCGGCGAGCTGTTCGTATGCCGCAACGCCGGCAACATCGTCCCACCGTTCAGCCAGAAGAATGGCGGCGTTTCGTCAGCGGTCGAATATGCCGTGATGGCACTGGGCGTCAGCGACATCGTGGTCTGCGGTCATTCGGACTGCGGCGCGATGAAGGCGTTCTTCAATCCCGACGCGCTCGATACCATGCCGAACGTCAAGGCCTGGCTGGCGCATGCCGAGCCGGCATGGGAAGTCGTCAAGACCTGCTATCACGAGCTCGACACCAACGGTCAGGTCCGTGCGCTCAGCCTCGAGAACGTCTCGATGCAGCTGACACATCTCCAGAACCATCCGTCGGTCGCCGCCGGACTCGCGGCGGGGAAGCTCAGCCTGCACGGCTGGTTCTTCGAGATTGAGACCGGCCGCATCCTCGCCCTCGATGGCGAGAGCAACACGTTCAAGCCGATCGAGACCGACAAGCCGATCCCGGTGGCTATGCCAGCGCGCAAGCGCCGCGTCGCCGAACCGATGCGCGAGGTGGCGTGA
- a CDS encoding ATP-binding cassette domain-containing protein: MHIDISVTRRLGDVRIACDLVAADGLTALVGPSGVGKTSVLNMIAGLLRPDHGRIRVGDALLFDTDAAIDLPPAARRCGYVFQDARLFPHLRVADNLDYGARRRRGTGLIERADAIALLGLGHLLARWPRTLSGGEARRVAIGRALLSDPAFLLLDEPLSSLDRARREEIMQVLERLRDAVRLPMLMVSHDIAEAERLGSRIVEL; this comes from the coding sequence ATGCACATTGACATATCGGTCACGCGCCGCCTCGGCGACGTGCGCATCGCATGCGATCTGGTCGCGGCCGACGGCCTGACGGCGCTGGTCGGTCCGTCGGGCGTCGGCAAGACCAGCGTGCTCAACATGATCGCCGGTCTCTTGCGTCCCGATCACGGCCGCATCCGGGTCGGCGACGCGCTGTTGTTCGATACCGATGCCGCGATCGACCTTCCCCCGGCCGCGCGGCGCTGCGGCTATGTGTTCCAGGACGCCCGGCTGTTCCCGCATCTGCGCGTCGCCGACAATCTCGACTATGGCGCGCGCCGGCGCCGCGGGACCGGCCTCATCGAGCGCGCCGACGCGATCGCGCTGCTCGGCCTGGGGCACCTGCTCGCCCGCTGGCCGCGTACCCTGTCCGGCGGCGAGGCGCGCCGCGTCGCGATCGGCCGCGCGCTGCTTTCCGATCCGGCATTCCTGCTGCTCGACGAGCCTCTGTCGTCGCTGGACCGTGCCCGGCGCGAGGAGATTATGCAGGTGCTCGAGCGGCTGCGCGACGCGGTTCGGCTGCCGATGCTGATGGTCAGCCACGACATCGCCGAGGCCGAACGGCTGGGAAGCCGGATCGTCGAGCTATAG
- a CDS encoding c-type cytochrome: MSDPRFSLRRMLFPAKPAQWLGAIGVAGAIAAALVFAAVVIGLPNLAAATPHPLGWAKLLHFTFERSTAYRAASVTPPPELNSKALIEKAATHYDRVCANCHGAPELGQNPIALSMRPQPQYLMTSLDQFTPSELFVILKGGVKYSAMPAWPAGDRDDEIWAMVSFLRAMSKMDYAQYRAVTQGPALAATGRPPALPPGPFRSQPYVIGGTQTAELEVNFAVPALGFGHTANMEDVARSCVACHGSDGRARASGGIPNIALLSREQIAEQLEHYRIGTRQSGIMQNVAVQLTPQQIDSLAAYYAAKPKRQSLVIRATPAVLVTGERIAIRGIPDRRVAACASCHDVTRAAAKAYPGLDGQYPRYLRDQLRLYRSGVRGGDMPGNPMPAAVAGMSDAEINAVALYYAARSPSAPPDRAAPFQPQRESPVRRPSL; this comes from the coding sequence TTGTCCGATCCGCGCTTCAGCCTTCGCCGCATGCTGTTTCCCGCCAAGCCGGCGCAGTGGCTGGGGGCGATCGGGGTTGCAGGCGCCATCGCGGCCGCGCTGGTCTTCGCGGCGGTGGTGATCGGCCTGCCCAATCTGGCCGCGGCGACGCCACATCCGCTGGGCTGGGCCAAGCTGCTTCATTTCACTTTCGAGCGGTCGACCGCCTATCGCGCGGCGAGTGTCACCCCACCCCCCGAACTCAACAGCAAAGCGTTGATCGAAAAGGCAGCGACGCATTATGATCGCGTTTGCGCCAATTGCCATGGTGCGCCGGAACTGGGGCAGAACCCGATCGCGCTGTCGATGCGGCCGCAGCCGCAATATCTGATGACGTCGCTCGACCAGTTCACCCCGTCCGAGCTGTTCGTGATCCTGAAAGGCGGCGTGAAGTACAGCGCCATGCCCGCCTGGCCCGCGGGCGACCGCGACGACGAGATCTGGGCGATGGTGTCGTTCCTGCGCGCCATGTCCAAGATGGATTACGCGCAATACCGCGCAGTGACGCAGGGGCCCGCACTTGCTGCCACGGGCCGTCCGCCCGCGCTGCCGCCCGGCCCGTTCCGGTCGCAGCCCTATGTCATCGGCGGAACGCAGACCGCCGAGCTCGAAGTCAATTTCGCGGTCCCGGCACTGGGCTTCGGCCATACCGCCAATATGGAGGACGTCGCACGCAGCTGTGTCGCGTGCCACGGCTCAGACGGCCGCGCGCGCGCCAGCGGCGGCATTCCCAACATCGCGCTGCTCAGCCGCGAGCAGATTGCCGAACAGCTGGAGCATTATCGGATCGGCACGCGCCAGAGCGGGATCATGCAGAATGTTGCGGTCCAGCTGACACCCCAGCAGATCGATTCGCTGGCCGCCTATTATGCGGCCAAGCCAAAGCGCCAGTCGCTGGTGATCCGCGCGACCCCGGCCGTGCTGGTGACGGGCGAGCGTATCGCCATCCGCGGCATCCCCGACCGCCGGGTCGCTGCCTGTGCCAGCTGTCATGACGTGACGCGCGCCGCCGCCAAGGCCTATCCAGGGCTCGACGGTCAATATCCCCGGTACCTGCGCGATCAGCTGCGCCTGTACCGGTCCGGAGTGCGCGGCGGGGATATGCCCGGCAATCCGATGCCCGCCGCGGTCGCCGGGATGAGCGATGCCGAGATCAATGCCGTCGCGCTCTATTACGCGGCGCGGTCGCCGTCCGCGCCGCCCGACCGCGCGGCGCCGTTTCAGCCGCAGCGCGAATCGCCGGTGCGGCGACCGTCGCTATAG